A part of Aegilops tauschii subsp. strangulata cultivar AL8/78 chromosome 2, Aet v6.0, whole genome shotgun sequence genomic DNA contains:
- the LOC109744274 gene encoding uncharacterized protein, with translation MDGGSGFNIIYTDTLEAMGIPMSRLSQSSMQFHGAIPEKKAKSLRQITLGIVFGREKNFRKERPTFEVEDFRSAYHAILGRPTYACFMDRPCYMYLKLKMPGPNGMITVTGNRKLAEECLQKGSQIADEQMALAELDDYKKAVD, from the coding sequence atggacggcggcagcgggtTCAACATCATCTACACTGACACTTTGGAGgcaatgggcattccgatgtcccgCCTCAGCCAGAGTAGCATGCAGTTCCATGGGGCAATCCCCGAGAAGAAGGCTAAATCACTCAGGCAAATAACCCTCGGCATCGTATTTGGCAGAGAGAAGAACTTCAGGAAGGAGCGGCCGACCTTCGAGGTGGAAGACTTTCGGAGTGCTTACCATGCCATCCTAGGTAGGCCCACCTACGCATGTTTCATGGACAGACCATGCTACATGTATCTTAAACTTAAGATGCCAGGGCCGAATGGCATGATAACCGTCACAGGTAACCGGAAGTTAGCTGAAGAGTGCCTGCAGAAAGGCTCCCAGATCGCTGACGAGCAGATGGCGTTGGCGGAACTGGATGATTACAAGAAGGCAGTAGATTAG